The following proteins are encoded in a genomic region of Coffea eugenioides isolate CCC68of chromosome 6, Ceug_1.0, whole genome shotgun sequence:
- the LOC113774611 gene encoding kinesin-like protein KIN-7K, chloroplastic isoform X2 has protein sequence MATRRGSKPQKSQKLTNGRQANSPASSTTSSSKKFPETSVDGLSSPASSSARSKPPQYFYAEGLGLDAERSKENVTVTVRFRPLSPREIRQGEEIAWYADGDTIVRNEHNPSIAYAYDRVFGPTTTTRHVYDVAAQHVISGAMEGINGTIFAYGVTSSGKTHTMHGDQRSPGIIPLAVKDAFSIIQETPSREFLLRVSYLEIYNEVVNDLLNPAGQNLRIREDAQGTFVEGIKEEVVLSPAHALSLIAAGEEHRHVGSTNFNLLSSRSHTIFTLTIEGSPCENCEGEAVTLSQLNLIDLAGSESSRAETTGVRRKEGAYINKSLLTLGTVISKLTDGKATHIPYRDSKLTRLLQSSLSGHGRVSLICTVTPSSSNTEETHNTLKFAHRAKHIEVQAAQNKIIDEKSLIKKYQNEIRCLKEELEQLKRGIVTVPQIKDSGDDIVLLKQKLEDGQVRLQSRLEQEEEAKAALLGRIQRLTKLILVSTKASQSSRFPQRPGLRRRHSFGEEELAYLPHKRRDLIWDDENIDLYVSLDGNAETPDETLKEEKKTRKNGLLNWLKIRKRESGTGTLTSTSDKSSGVKSTSTPSTPQAESVNIRMESRLSHSLPTESTPSAEHLSEARQDRELPEDNFLGQETPLTSIKTIDQIDLLREQQKILSGEVALHSSALKRLSEEAIRHPRKEHIQEEIRKLNDEINRKNEQIASLEKQITDSILVSDEKLEKLEESQSLAELVAQLHEKSFELEVKAADNRIIQEQLNQKIHECEELHEIVASLKQQLSDALEQRKLSPLAIHSKQHSEIKKFCAELEQNEVSVETEIRELKRKVDELTDSKEQLELRNQKLAEESSYAKGLASAAAVELKALSEEVAKLMNHNEKLAAELTAQKSSTTQRRTVTSTRNGRRESHVKQVVLPPDIKRELALSRERELSYEAALAEKDQKEAELQGMVEESKQREAYLENELANMWVLVAKLKKSQGAESGVHESSKEGQKINDLELWNGTTQAKGF, from the exons ATGGCTACAAGACGTGGATCAAAGCCGCAAAAGTCTCAGAAATTGACTAACGGTAGGCAGGCCAATTCGCCTGCGTCGTCTACCACTTCGTCGTCAAAGAAGTTTCCAGAAACTTCCGTAGATGGATTGAGCTCGCCTGCATCATCGTCGGCCAGAAGCAAGCCGCCGCAGTACTTTTATGCCGAGGGTTTGGGGTTGGATGCTGAGAGATCCAAAGAAAATGTTACTGTCACAGTGCGCTTTCGGCCTCTAAG CCCCCGGGAAATTCGACAAGGGGAGGAGATTGCTTGGTATGCGGATGGTGATACGATAGTGAGAAATGAGCATAATCCGTCTATAGCTTATGCATATG ATCGTGTCTTTGGCCCCACAACCACAACACGCCATGTCTATGATGTTGCTGCACAGCATGTCATCAGTGGTGCCATGGAAGGCATTAATG GCACAATATTTGCATATGGCGTCACAAGCAGTGGGAAGACTCAtacaatgcat GGTGATCAGAGGTCTCCTGGCATTATACCATTGGCAGTGAAGGATGCTTTCAGTATCATTCAAGAG ACTCCAAGCAGAGAATTTCTCCTCCGAGTCTCGTATCTGGAAATTTACAACGAG GTTGTTAATGACTTGCTTAATCCAGCTGGACAAAACTTGAGAATTAGAGAGGACGCTCAG GGAACCTTTGTCGAAGGCATCAAGGAGGAAGTTGTGCTATCCCCAGCTCACGCCCTTTCTCTAATAGCAGCAGGGGAAG AGCATAGGCATGTGGGGTCCACAAACTTCAATTTACTCAGCAGCAGAAGCCATACAATATTTACCCTG ACAATAGAGGGTAGTCCCTGTGAAAATTGTGAAGGAGAAGCTGTTACCTTGTCACAACTG AATCTCATTGACTTGGCTGGTTCTGAAAGCTCTAGGGCTGAAACTACAGGTGTGCGGCGGAAAGAGGGTGCCTACATCAATAAAAGCCTGCTAACTCTTGGAACT GTTATATCAAAGTTAACAGATGGGAAAGCAACTCATATCCCATACAGAGACTCCAAGTTGACGAGGCTTCTTCAGTCCTCGCTAAGTGGCCATGGTCGTGTATCG CTAATTTGCACTGTCACTCCCTCTTCAAGCAACACTGAAGAGACACATAACACATTGAAGTTTGCACACCGTGCAAAACACATAGAAGTCCAGGCAGCACAAAATAAG ATAATCGATGAGAAATCACTTATCAAAAAGTACCAAAATGAAATACGTTGCCTGAAGGAAGAATTAGAACAGCTAAAGAGGGGCATCGTTACAGTTCCACAAATCAAGGACAGTGGAGATGACATTGTTCTCCTAAAACAGAAG CTAGAAGATGGTCAAGTCAGGCtccaatcaagattggaacaagaagaagaagctaAAGCTGCTTTGTTGGGTAGAATACAACGGTTAACTAAATTAATATTGGTATCCACAAAGGCTTCGCAATCATCAAGATTTCCTCAACGACCAGGGCTGAGGAGAAGACATTCCTTTGGAGAAGAAGAG CTTGCTTATCTTCCACACAAAAGGCGAGATCTGATCTGGGACGATGAAAACATTGATTTGTATGTATCTCTTGATGGTAATGCTGAAACCCCAGATGAGACATTGAAGGAGGAGAAAAAGACCAGGAAGAACGGATTGCTTAACTGGTTAAAGATAAGG AAACGAGAAAGTGGCACAGGGACTTTGACTAGCACTAGTGATAAATCCAGTGGTGTTAAGTCAACTAGTACACCATCTACCCCTCAGGCTGAAAGTGTGAATATTCGCATGGAATCAAGACTTTCTCACTCTCTACCAACAGAAAGCACACCATCAGCAGAGCATTTATCAGAGGCCAGACAGGATAGAGAATTGCCTGAGGATAACTTTTTGGGACAGGAGACTCCCCTG ACTAGCATAAAGACAATTGATCAAATTGACCTTCTAAGGGAGCAGCAAAAGATTTTGTCAGGTGAAGTGGCACTTCATTCAAGTGCTCTTAAGAGACTATCTGAGGAGGCAATACGTCACCCCAGGAAGGAACACATTCAG GAGGAGATCAGAAAATTGAATGATGAGATTAATAGGAAGAATGAACAAATAGCTTCGCTGGAAAAGCAAATTACTGATTCCATTCTTGTGTCTGATGAGAAATTGGAAAAACTAGAAGAATCTCAA TCTCTTGCTGAACTCGTGGCACAACTGCATGAGAAGTCATTTGAACTTGAG GTTAAAGCTGCTGATAATCGAATCATTCAGGAGCAGCTAAATCAAAAG ATCCACGAATGTGAGGAATTACATGAAATAGTTGCCTCCTTGAAACAACAACTGTCTGATGCCCTGGAGCAGAGGAAGTTGAGCCCATTGGCCATCCACTCAAAACAACACAGTGaaatcaaaaaattttgtgCAGAACTTGAACAGAACGAAGTTTCAGTG GAAACAGAAATTCGAGAACTTAAGAGGAAAGTGGATGAGTTAACCGACTCTAAAGAGCAGCTAGAGCTTCGGAACCAGAAATTGGCAGAGGAGAGTTCATACGCCAAAGGATTAGCATCTGCTGCAGCGGTTGAGTTAAAGGCATTGTCCGAAGAGGTTGCAAAACTCATGAACCACAATGAAAAATTGGCTGCCGAGCTGACTGCGCAGAAAAGTTCAACCACCCAGCGCAGAACTGTTACTTCCACTCGTAATGGCCGAAGAGAGAGCCATGTTAAACAAGTTGTGTTGCCCCCAGATATCAAGAGAGAACTAGCCTTGAGCCGTGAGAGGGAGCTGTCCTATGAAGCTGCTCTGGCAGAAAAGGATCAAAAAGAGGCTGAATTACAGGGTATGGTGGAAGAATCAAAACAAAGAGAAGCTTATCTCGAAAATGAACTTGCAAACATGTGGGTTCTTGTGGCGAAGTTAAAAAAATCTCAAGGCGCTGAAAGTGGTGTGCATGAATCTTCAAAAGAGGGCCAGAAGATCAATGATCTTGAACTTTGGAATGGTACAACGCAGGCAAAAGGATTTTGA
- the LOC113774611 gene encoding kinesin-like protein KIN-7K, chloroplastic isoform X1 — translation MATRRGSKPQKSQKLTNGRQANSPASSTTSSSKKFPETSVDGLSSPASSSARSKPPQYFYAEGLGLDAERSKENVTVTVRFRPLSPREIRQGEEIAWYADGDTIVRNEHNPSIAYAYDRVFGPTTTTRHVYDVAAQHVISGAMEGINGTIFAYGVTSSGKTHTMHGDQRSPGIIPLAVKDAFSIIQETPSREFLLRVSYLEIYNEVVNDLLNPAGQNLRIREDAQGTFVEGIKEEVVLSPAHALSLIAAGEEHRHVGSTNFNLLSSRSHTIFTLTIEGSPCENCEGEAVTLSQLNLIDLAGSESSRAETTGVRRKEGAYINKSLLTLGTVISKLTDGKATHIPYRDSKLTRLLQSSLSGHGRVSLICTVTPSSSNTEETHNTLKFAHRAKHIEVQAAQNKIIDEKSLIKKYQNEIRCLKEELEQLKRGIVTVPQIKDSGDDIVLLKQKLEDGQVRLQSRLEQEEEAKAALLGRIQRLTKLILVSTKASQSSRFPQRPGLRRRHSFGEEELAYLPHKRRDLIWDDENIDLYVSLDGNAETPDETLKEEKKTRKNGLLNWLKIRKRESGTGTLTSTSDKSSGVKSTSTPSTPQAESVNIRMESRLSHSLPTESTPSAEHLSEARQDRELPEDNFLGQETPLTSIKTIDQIDLLREQQKILSGEVALHSSALKRLSEEAIRHPRKEHIQEEIRKLNDEINRKNEQIASLEKQITDSILVSDEKLEKLEESQSLAELVAQLHEKSFELEVKAADNRIIQEQLNQKIHECEELHEIVASLKQQLSDALEQRKLSPLAIHSKQHSEIKKFCAELEQNEVSVIKDTKEALILQVQETEIRELKRKVDELTDSKEQLELRNQKLAEESSYAKGLASAAAVELKALSEEVAKLMNHNEKLAAELTAQKSSTTQRRTVTSTRNGRRESHVKQVVLPPDIKRELALSRERELSYEAALAEKDQKEAELQGMVEESKQREAYLENELANMWVLVAKLKKSQGAESGVHESSKEGQKINDLELWNGTTQAKGF, via the exons ATGGCTACAAGACGTGGATCAAAGCCGCAAAAGTCTCAGAAATTGACTAACGGTAGGCAGGCCAATTCGCCTGCGTCGTCTACCACTTCGTCGTCAAAGAAGTTTCCAGAAACTTCCGTAGATGGATTGAGCTCGCCTGCATCATCGTCGGCCAGAAGCAAGCCGCCGCAGTACTTTTATGCCGAGGGTTTGGGGTTGGATGCTGAGAGATCCAAAGAAAATGTTACTGTCACAGTGCGCTTTCGGCCTCTAAG CCCCCGGGAAATTCGACAAGGGGAGGAGATTGCTTGGTATGCGGATGGTGATACGATAGTGAGAAATGAGCATAATCCGTCTATAGCTTATGCATATG ATCGTGTCTTTGGCCCCACAACCACAACACGCCATGTCTATGATGTTGCTGCACAGCATGTCATCAGTGGTGCCATGGAAGGCATTAATG GCACAATATTTGCATATGGCGTCACAAGCAGTGGGAAGACTCAtacaatgcat GGTGATCAGAGGTCTCCTGGCATTATACCATTGGCAGTGAAGGATGCTTTCAGTATCATTCAAGAG ACTCCAAGCAGAGAATTTCTCCTCCGAGTCTCGTATCTGGAAATTTACAACGAG GTTGTTAATGACTTGCTTAATCCAGCTGGACAAAACTTGAGAATTAGAGAGGACGCTCAG GGAACCTTTGTCGAAGGCATCAAGGAGGAAGTTGTGCTATCCCCAGCTCACGCCCTTTCTCTAATAGCAGCAGGGGAAG AGCATAGGCATGTGGGGTCCACAAACTTCAATTTACTCAGCAGCAGAAGCCATACAATATTTACCCTG ACAATAGAGGGTAGTCCCTGTGAAAATTGTGAAGGAGAAGCTGTTACCTTGTCACAACTG AATCTCATTGACTTGGCTGGTTCTGAAAGCTCTAGGGCTGAAACTACAGGTGTGCGGCGGAAAGAGGGTGCCTACATCAATAAAAGCCTGCTAACTCTTGGAACT GTTATATCAAAGTTAACAGATGGGAAAGCAACTCATATCCCATACAGAGACTCCAAGTTGACGAGGCTTCTTCAGTCCTCGCTAAGTGGCCATGGTCGTGTATCG CTAATTTGCACTGTCACTCCCTCTTCAAGCAACACTGAAGAGACACATAACACATTGAAGTTTGCACACCGTGCAAAACACATAGAAGTCCAGGCAGCACAAAATAAG ATAATCGATGAGAAATCACTTATCAAAAAGTACCAAAATGAAATACGTTGCCTGAAGGAAGAATTAGAACAGCTAAAGAGGGGCATCGTTACAGTTCCACAAATCAAGGACAGTGGAGATGACATTGTTCTCCTAAAACAGAAG CTAGAAGATGGTCAAGTCAGGCtccaatcaagattggaacaagaagaagaagctaAAGCTGCTTTGTTGGGTAGAATACAACGGTTAACTAAATTAATATTGGTATCCACAAAGGCTTCGCAATCATCAAGATTTCCTCAACGACCAGGGCTGAGGAGAAGACATTCCTTTGGAGAAGAAGAG CTTGCTTATCTTCCACACAAAAGGCGAGATCTGATCTGGGACGATGAAAACATTGATTTGTATGTATCTCTTGATGGTAATGCTGAAACCCCAGATGAGACATTGAAGGAGGAGAAAAAGACCAGGAAGAACGGATTGCTTAACTGGTTAAAGATAAGG AAACGAGAAAGTGGCACAGGGACTTTGACTAGCACTAGTGATAAATCCAGTGGTGTTAAGTCAACTAGTACACCATCTACCCCTCAGGCTGAAAGTGTGAATATTCGCATGGAATCAAGACTTTCTCACTCTCTACCAACAGAAAGCACACCATCAGCAGAGCATTTATCAGAGGCCAGACAGGATAGAGAATTGCCTGAGGATAACTTTTTGGGACAGGAGACTCCCCTG ACTAGCATAAAGACAATTGATCAAATTGACCTTCTAAGGGAGCAGCAAAAGATTTTGTCAGGTGAAGTGGCACTTCATTCAAGTGCTCTTAAGAGACTATCTGAGGAGGCAATACGTCACCCCAGGAAGGAACACATTCAG GAGGAGATCAGAAAATTGAATGATGAGATTAATAGGAAGAATGAACAAATAGCTTCGCTGGAAAAGCAAATTACTGATTCCATTCTTGTGTCTGATGAGAAATTGGAAAAACTAGAAGAATCTCAA TCTCTTGCTGAACTCGTGGCACAACTGCATGAGAAGTCATTTGAACTTGAG GTTAAAGCTGCTGATAATCGAATCATTCAGGAGCAGCTAAATCAAAAG ATCCACGAATGTGAGGAATTACATGAAATAGTTGCCTCCTTGAAACAACAACTGTCTGATGCCCTGGAGCAGAGGAAGTTGAGCCCATTGGCCATCCACTCAAAACAACACAGTGaaatcaaaaaattttgtgCAGAACTTGAACAGAACGAAGTTTCAGTGATAAAAGATACAAAGGAAGCATTAATTCTTCAAGTCCAA GAAACAGAAATTCGAGAACTTAAGAGGAAAGTGGATGAGTTAACCGACTCTAAAGAGCAGCTAGAGCTTCGGAACCAGAAATTGGCAGAGGAGAGTTCATACGCCAAAGGATTAGCATCTGCTGCAGCGGTTGAGTTAAAGGCATTGTCCGAAGAGGTTGCAAAACTCATGAACCACAATGAAAAATTGGCTGCCGAGCTGACTGCGCAGAAAAGTTCAACCACCCAGCGCAGAACTGTTACTTCCACTCGTAATGGCCGAAGAGAGAGCCATGTTAAACAAGTTGTGTTGCCCCCAGATATCAAGAGAGAACTAGCCTTGAGCCGTGAGAGGGAGCTGTCCTATGAAGCTGCTCTGGCAGAAAAGGATCAAAAAGAGGCTGAATTACAGGGTATGGTGGAAGAATCAAAACAAAGAGAAGCTTATCTCGAAAATGAACTTGCAAACATGTGGGTTCTTGTGGCGAAGTTAAAAAAATCTCAAGGCGCTGAAAGTGGTGTGCATGAATCTTCAAAAGAGGGCCAGAAGATCAATGATCTTGAACTTTGGAATGGTACAACGCAGGCAAAAGGATTTTGA
- the LOC113774968 gene encoding calcium load-activated calcium channel-like yields MASTLFSHLKYSDSLTVVAISIFTAVVCEAISWLLIYRTSSYKSLKSTIDKASKKLETMKTPNGTSELTKKSKTKKIDRVETSLKESSRDLSLFKFKSGAVVAVVLFMVFGLLNTLFEGKPVAKLPFVPLRIVQKMSHRGLSGDDMTDCSMAFLYFLCSISIRTNLQKFLGFSPPRGAAGAGLFPMPDPKTS; encoded by the coding sequence ATGGCTTCTACATTATTCTCCCACCTAAAATACTCCGACAGCTTAACGGTGGTCGCAATTTCAATCTTCACCGCCGTAGTCTGCGAAGCTATCTCGTGGCTACTAATCTACCGCACCAGCTCCTACAAGTCTCTCAAATCCACCATAGACAAGGCCTCCAAAAAGCTCGAAACCATGAAAACCCCTAACGGCACCAGTGAACTCACTAAGAAatcaaaaaccaagaaaatcgACCGCGTCGAGACCTCCTTGAAGGAATCCAGCCGCGATTTGTCTCTATTTAAGTTCAAATCCGGCGCTGTCGTCGCGGTCGTTTTATTTATGGTTTTCGGATTGTTGAATACTTTGTTCGAAGGGAAACCCGTTGCGAAACTGCCGTTTGTTCCCTTGCGGATTGTTCAGAAGATGAGTCATCGTGGCTTGTCCGGGGACGACATGACTGATTGTTCGATGGCCTTTTTGTATTTTCTTTGCTCGATTAGTATTAGGACTAACCTTCAGAAGTTCTTAGGTTTTTCGCCGCCACGCGGAGCTGCTGGTGCTGGCCTTTTCCCCATGCCCGATCCCAAAACCAGCTGA